The sequence AGGAAACACGTTTGGACAAAGTCGTTCCAACAAGAGGAGAGAGGCGAAACGAACCTGCACGGGGAAAGGAGGCGATGGATGGATCAATTGGAGCAGGCCTTGTCAGGTTTGAGGGAACTCATCGACCATTATGGAAAGGAGATCCGGGCCGTCTCCGAGGAAGTGCTCAACGGGGGTCGGGAAACTTCGCCGGAGGAGTTCCAGAGCAAAGTCACCGAGATCCAAGACCGCACCCATCGTGAAGCCTCGGAGAGGTATGATCAGCTTGTGGGGGTCGGTGCAGAGTTGGAGCAGGAGTATCTCAGCAGGATCAACCTGATCAAGGACAGGGTTGGGCGCGCGGCGGTGCTTAGAGAGGTCATCAACACAACGGTGAAGCCAGTAATGGTCAGCCCCTAGTTCTCTGCCACAATCGTTGGTGCATCCTGACGCCCTCTCGGGTCGAGTACGGCTCGGGAGGGCGTTTCCTTTTTCCGAAGAAACAACTGATCATTATGCTGGTGCGAGGCCGCTTCTTGCTGAGGCTCGATACTGTCACAAGAGCCACAGGGTTTCTAAGCTGATCGAGCACCCTAGGACGATCGAGAGAAGACCAGCAGCGAGCCCCACCCCTGCGTGGAACCGTTGAAAGCGTCCCACCGTCAAGAGGAAAGGCAGCCCAATGAAGACGCTGATTACCAGCATCCCCAAGATCGAGCCCAGGCCGAAGGCAAGAATATAAAAGGCTCCTACGAACGGGGATTGAATCTTGCTGAGGACGACGAGCATCAAGGCCGCGCTGCCGGCTACGCCATGAGCCAAGCCGACGAACAGAGGTTTTCGCATACGAGGCCCGTGGTGTTCGTGGGTATGAGCGTTCGTCGCCTCATGGGAATGGAAGTGGATGTGCACTTCGTCACCATGACGGTGGAAATGGGCGTGAGTCCGCTTTTTGTTATATTTCCAGTGAATTTGAACCCCGAGGAGGATGAGGATGATGCCGACCAAAAACTCTGCCGAGAAGGCCACCTACGGGGACGGCGTAATCCCAAAAAAGAGGAAGAAAAGGCCAACAACGAGAAGAGTCGCCGTATGGCCGATGCCCCAGACAATGCCGATGAGCAAGGACCGGATGAGGCTCCGGCTCTCACTGATGATGGTGGAGACGGCCACCACGTGGTCGGCATCGAGAGCGTGCTCCATTCCCAGGAATAGGCCGAACGCCATCAACGCAGACAGACTCATGAAGTCCTAAGGAGCCTCTCCCCGCAATACGCCATTCGGTCAGTGGGATCTGACCCTTTACGCTGCGGAGAAAATTTTCGCGGTTTCGACGAGAGAGCTGGTGTTACCTTTGAACGCGTCCCTCAGTGCCACGAAACGCTCAGCAGCGGCTCGTGGAATAAGATTACGGCAGAACAGAACAATGACCAGCATCTGGCCGCCAGCGTACCCCCCTCCCACACCAAAGACACTTTTCACGTTATAGCCGGAAACAAAGTCTTGCGCCGGAATGATCTTCCTCCCCTGATGATCCGAAGCTTCGGCGGCATTCTCGACGAAGAATAGGCCAGCCGCGCGGTCCATCTTTTTTATGACTTCTGCATCCTGGGTGTCAACCCAGTCCAATGGGACACCCAGCTCCTTGAGTAGACGGGAAATCATCGGAATGGCGTCGACGAAAGCCGAAGAAATCAGAGGTATCCCGACATGCCCTTTGGACTTGCGGCGGTCGTTCCAGTCCGCCTCTTGGCCGTGGGTTCCGATGAGCGAGAGGACCGGCGTAGTGGCCTTCAAATCGGCCGCGGCCCCGGCTGACTCGGCGAGGCTCTGAACAAACGCCTTGTTCGTCCCGGGTAACGTGCCGAAAGGAACCGTAAAATAGACCCGAGCCAAAGCCACCGATTCCTGGAACTGGGTGTGCAGCGCAGTGGCCAGCTCCTGTGCGGCTTCCTCCAGGCACTTCGATTGCTGTGCCCGTGGTTCTACCTTACCCCAGAGTTCTGTAATCGTGGAGGCAGTCGCTTGTTCGATCTTCATGGCGCTCCCTCTCTCCCTTCTCCATTGTCACGCAAGTTCCACACATTCAATTTCCCGCCCGCGGCCCGTGCGGCCTCGTTCAAGGACCCGGTTCGGTACCCCTGCAGGTCGACGGTGACATGGACAAAGCCTGCTGCCCGAAAGCGTCCAACGATCTCGCCGCGCACCTCGGGAGCGAACAGTCGATGCACCTCCTCCGGCGCAACTTCAATGCGGGCGACTGTATCGTGATACCGAACTCGGTAGACGCGGAAACTCAATTCCCGTAGGACGCGCTCGCACTGCGCCACCTGTGTGAGGCGGTCAGGCGTGATCTCGGTCCCGTACGGAAACCGGCTGGACAAACACGCCAGGGCAGGCTTGTCCCAGACCGGCAGATCAATCCGACGGGCCGCCTCGCGGATATCAGCCTTAGTGAATCCGATCTCGTCGAGTGGGGAGCGCACGCCATATTCGCGCGCGGCCTGGCGCCCGGGGCGGTGGTCGCCCCGATCATCGACGTTGAATCCGTCAAGAACGAATGGAATCCCCAACCCGCGGGCCTGTTCAATGGCCATGCTGTACAGTTCGGTCTTGCAGAAGTAGCAGCGGTTTATCGGATTCCCGGCATAGCGGGGATCATCGAGCTCATGCGTCTCGACAAGCAGATGGCGCGCCCCAAGCTGTTCCGCCAAAAGCTGCGCGGCGATTTTTTCATCGGGAGCAAGACTCGGGGAAACCGCTGTGAGTGCCACAGCACCCTCTCCCAGGGTGCCAACCGATTCAGCGAGCAGGAAGCTTGAGTCCACGCCTCCCGAGAAACAGACCATCACCCGCCCCATTTCACGAAGGCGGTTACGCAGCTGTGCGACCTTGGCGTCCAGCTTAGGCACAATGGCCATCCAGTTGGTCGGGGTTGTGTCTGAAATTACCCTATTAGGACCTCAGCGGCATTACAGAGATTGCTTGCGCGGGCTACTTATAATACCCAAACGCCCCCCCTGTCCAGTTTTATTTCCTCAGGGTGTCCAAATTTCTGATGGGCTGTCAATTAAGCGAAAGGCAAGATCAGAAGGGCATTGACGGGAGGATATGCCTCAAATGGTGGGGATCAACTGGGACAGGGTAGCCTTCGCTTGCGTGTTCAGTTCGAGCCATCGGATGCTGTGTCGGTATCTTCCATGCGTCTGTCGCACGCCGACTCCCACGACTTCTGCCAATTCTTTAAAGTCTGCCCCCTCAATCTGCATGAAGACTTCTACCCGAGTGAGGAGGGGCAGGCATTCGGGCAGCCAGAGCTGCGCGCCACCCGAGCTGACGTCCCTTGTTTCACCCCTCAGCACTCGGGAGTCCACGACCGGCCAGGGGCAGCATTCCACCGGCACTCTAAGCGGGACGCGCCGCCCCCGGCGATCACTCCTGAGGTAGCGGGGGGCTTCCGCACCCGAAGTATGCAACAGCCCCTCTTGGATGAGCCGCTCCTGGGAATCCACCAGCACACGGAGGAGGTCTGGGAACAGGTCAAGAGGCACGGCCACCCCCTCCATTCCTGCCACGGCATCCCCCCCCGTACAGGGCGCCGGTAGACCCGCACATCGATATGCAGTGCTCCCCTGACGTCCCGGAGCGAAATGTAAATATCTTCGAGCTTCGTGCGGCTTACCTGGCCCAGTTTCTTCTTCACAGTTTGCCTGCCATGGTCGAATGTCCTTCTGTCCTGCTCACACAGTCCCGTCAGTAGGGGCCATATCCTTCTTGAATTTCTTCGAAGCCTCTTTCACGAGGTGTTCTGGTTTGTCTAAATCGGCGAGCAGGGATTCCTTCTGATCTGGATCTGGGTCTGGCTCTCGATCTGACTCCGTCTCGATCCTCGAGGGTCTCCCTTGGGTAACTGACCCGATGTAACCGCTGATCACCTGCCGCGTCTCCTCTGGGACGTCGAGAAACTCCAACCCACTGTGGTAGATCACCTCTCGCTCCCCATCCGGTTGCACCTCTGTCCGATCAGCGACGGAGCGAGCCACCCGACACCGCAACCTCACTCGCT is a genomic window of Candidatus Methylomirabilota bacterium containing:
- a CDS encoding sulfite exporter TauE/SafE family protein, translated to MVGIILILLGVQIHWKYNKKRTHAHFHRHGDEVHIHFHSHEATNAHTHEHHGPRMRKPLFVGLAHGVAGSAALMLVVLSKIQSPFVGAFYILAFGLGSILGMLVISVFIGLPFLLTVGRFQRFHAGVGLAAGLLSIVLGCSISLETLWLL
- the larE gene encoding ATP-dependent sacrificial sulfur transferase LarE produces the protein MPKLDAKVAQLRNRLREMGRVMVCFSGGVDSSFLLAESVGTLGEGAVALTAVSPSLAPDEKIAAQLLAEQLGARHLLVETHELDDPRYAGNPINRCYFCKTELYSMAIEQARGLGIPFVLDGFNVDDRGDHRPGRQAAREYGVRSPLDEIGFTKADIREAARRIDLPVWDKPALACLSSRFPYGTEITPDRLTQVAQCERVLRELSFRVYRVRYHDTVARIEVAPEEVHRLFAPEVRGEIVGRFRAAGFVHVTVDLQGYRTGSLNEAARAAGGKLNVWNLRDNGEGREGAP
- a CDS encoding PilZ domain-containing protein, with product MEGVAVPLDLFPDLLRVLVDSQERLIQEGLLHTSGAEAPRYLRSDRRGRRVPLRVPVECCPWPVVDSRVLRGETRDVSSGGAQLWLPECLPLLTRVEVFMQIEGADFKELAEVVGVGVRQTHGRYRHSIRWLELNTQAKATLSQLIPTI
- a CDS encoding PilZ domain-containing protein; the encoded protein is MGKEQRDKREYPRVFVEGKSGGRVAAICEGSLLNISLGGVLIEHVHALRPGTPSFVELELQGKRVRLRCRVARSVADRTEVQPDGEREVIYHSGLEFLDVPEETRQVISGYIGSVTQGRPSRIETESDREPDPDPDQKESLLADLDKPEHLVKEASKKFKKDMAPTDGTV